CCGCCGCCAGTGTCCACGGAGAAGGACTGGGCGCGGCGCAGGCCCGCGGAgcgcgcctcgccccgcccccaGTGTTCGGGGCTGCGGCGCGGCGTGGCCCAGGGGGGCGCCTCGGGGGTGCCGCGGGGAGGCACCACACTGAGGGCGCTGCTGTAGGCGGAGGCGTCGCTGCTGGAGGCGCCCCCCCTGCCAGGGGCGCCGCCTCCCGCGCCACTGAAGTAGAAGTCCACGTAGTCCCCGAGGTCatgggcggcgggcggcgggggcggggggcgggctgggggcggcgaggggcggggGCGGCGCCTCGTCGCCTTCGCTGTCCGAGGTGAGGTAGTGGTGCATGGCGCGGCGGCGGCGCGGCTTGCTCAGCAGCAGGCGCTGCAGGCGCAGGCTGTGCTGCAGCAGGCCACCCACGATCTCCTCCAGGTTCTCGCCGCCACGCTGCACGCCCGCGCCGCCTCCCGCGCCCCCGccgccctcgtcctcctcctcctccgcctcctccacctcgaaCTCTGACGTGGAGAGGCCGTCCACCGACACCTGCAACAGTGCGTGTGTTAATGcgcgcgccacacacacacacacacacacacacacacacacacacacacacacacacacacacacacacacacacacacacacacacacactaacaatacatcaccacaacaacaacaacaacaacaacaacaacaacaacaacaacaacaacaactaccaccaccaccaccaccaccaccacacttaccTCCGGCGTGAGGGGAAGCGGGGGCGGCAGGCGAGGGGAGATGGGATCCGTGGGGGGCGTGGCTGGGGTGCTGGGCTGGTGGggcgtggtgggggtggtgggggtggtgggggggcgtcgctccctccccatcaccccgggctcgctcctcctcctcccccacatgTTGCCAAGACGAagctgggggggagaggggagaagggggagttAGGTCAGATGgggtgaatgatgatgatgatgattataagacgaagagagagagagagagagagagagagagagagagagagagagagagagagagagagagagagagagagagagagagaaaacaacaacaacaagaacaacaacaacaacaaccttagGCATCTCGAAGGAGGAAGGGGTAGAGGCTGTGGAGGTCTTCctgtactcttcctcctcctcctcctcctcttcctcctcttcctcagtctcCCTCGTTCGGCTGACACTCCTGCTGCGGAACcccttctgagagagagagagagagagagtgagagagatttaccagcactactactacctcaaccaccaccacaaccctcctgacctgacctgacctgacctacctcctcctctttgaccTTCCTGGCCCGACTTGACCTTCTCAACTTGAGTCTGGTTGCACTTAGCACAGTATCTGCCGACCTCCGCCTTTCTCTGTCCGCCTTCCGTCTCTCCAGGTACTCAGGGGCGTGGTGGGCGCCTCTCCGACCTCCCCCGCGCCCGCTCTCCCCGCCAGCAGCATCTGTAAGGGCGGGGGCGTGAGGTGAGGGCGTGGGAAAGCTGTGCGTGTAACTGTTTATATTACAAGAGATCTGATTTGCTAGTATTTCGagtgactgggagaggctgggatgcactgggagaggctgggatgcactgggagaggctgggatgcactgggagaggctgggatgcactgggagaggctgggatgcactgggagaggctgggatgcactgggagaggctgggatgcactgggagaggctgggatgcactgggagaggctgggatgcactgggagaggctgggatgcactgggagaggctgggatgcactgggagaggctgggatgcactgggagaggctgggatgcactgggagaggctgggatgcactgggagaggctgggatgcactgggagaggctgggatgcactgggagaggctgggatgcactgggagaggctaaaAATTGATTActatcgctactactactactactactactactactactactactactacttactctGGCCTAGTTGCATCACTAACTGGCGGGCGTGGGCAGGGATGGCAGCGCTGTAGTTCTCCAAAATGACCCTCTTTAATTGAAGGGTCCATTCTCTCTTCTGATCCAAACTCCTTGCCTGTATGGGTGAGAtatgggggtgatggggtgatgggagtgggtgtgtgggtgaatgTAGGGGTGTTGGGGTGCGTTTAGTGGGTTTAAGGGGGTGTTTAGAATGTTTTAAAGtgcttttggggtgttttttggtgtttttgggtgttttttggtgtttttgaggcgaaaatgaaaaaaaatattgtacgctctctctctctctctctctctctctctctctctctctctctctatacctgCAGGGTGTACTGGCAGCGTGGGTTGTCAAAGGGGATGATATGAAAGGACAGCGGCtcccctctcacactctctaTCAGCATTAAATTTGaacactgaaaggaaaaaagttaggttaggttaagttaggttaggttaggttaggttactactactgtgtggttgttagctagttgtgtgaacgagtgaatgagcgagacttgtgtgaggcatgaatacgtgtatgagtgaacgagctaggcttcagtcataagtgttaagttgaagtgcgcggcctggcgccgggagatcacctacctccagccttctgttcacaccttctgtgaataaacacctgcactgttacctgcgtttcctgtgcccctgctggtcaagagtcgaacatggcgcagtgagtaggatcaggacaaggctgcagtgggtacggcgcagaatggagaagcagttggaggcgctggctgccctgctagcgcgacagtcggagcagagtcaggctcgcgaggagcgtttaacccagctgctggagagagtggggacacaagctcccagtcgcaccacggcgagcaatgaaggcgaaaccacagcccgcagcacgtctacccagggcgcgaggttcccgacgtccgccaccatcattcctcacttaacggcgtcagcatctttacgtgagttcgacacgtggcgccataagtttgaaggatacgtaaccctcgccaggatagactgtctctccctggctgagcagagggcggcactcgctgctgtcctagacgacgagtggacccgtacacttcgctacgggataagcttaccgagagacgcggagttaagaaccatcctcgatgcaatgtgtgagtacctgcgaagccagcgcaacatcatcatggatagaagagacttctactcccgcgtgcaagaaacgcaagaaggttttgacgactttttatgtgctgtaaaggaaatcgccaatttctgtgacttttgcgaccagtgcataaaccatcagctgcgtgacagaattgtcgttgggacacgagacgaagtggctctgaaacgcatgctggaaaacaagaaactcacccttgaaaacgccatagatatttgcagagcatcagagagcgctaaccagtgtagtgcagtactaaggggcggctctcactcttcgagccatggtgtgaacgctgtctcgaactacaggaagggcagtttcgggggctcaagccccacgggctgttatcgttgtggcaaagattgtcgcagtgacaaaaggggatgccaggcaatagataaagtgtgtcgtaactgcgggaaaagagggcattttgcgagtgtatgtcagcagacagtgaggaaacgacgaggagcttcgaggagttcctcaactgtctctcctcatcgcggtgcaggcccgaggcggggagccagtgccagtgtataccagctcttatcaggcgtatacacaaagacggtgacggcacgacctgcgccccaggtgctcattaccgccacacatcccgctggaagagacaagattacgtggactcctgactctggggccgaaacgaccgttattggcctcgacacggcaacactccttggaatcccgccctccagcttggcgcccgctgatggtgatggactttatgctgccggtaatcaccccctcacctgtgtaggaactttctcgtcgcacttgcaactgggcgacagggaagctgagactgttgtgagcgtggtgaaggaggtgaagggggcgctgcttagctggtacgattccatcgctctcggaatcctccccgaagattttccggctcaaatccgaccgctacgcagggaagaacagcacaccggcaacagcttcatcaagtacccgaccgcctcgcagccacctctatctacgcccacagaagtgatcagctggcctcattcctacgacccaacgccacagcagcgtgcggggcacgctgctgctgtgatcaaggcctttcccagcgtcttcgaagcaaaggaaggtttacgtgcaatggctggtggatccatggccatcgagttgacagacgacgctcgacccttcgccgtaacagcatctcgtacaatcccttacaattggcgtgaagaaattaagagcc
This window of the Scylla paramamosain isolate STU-SP2022 chromosome 49, ASM3559412v1, whole genome shotgun sequence genome carries:
- the LOC135095543 gene encoding pleckstrin homology domain-containing family G member 1-like encodes the protein MWTPQNQRTPRGEEIDQLKREEKNHIEQDQVIAGFSAAPSVSRRPPLPRPRYFDSNLAKMDRTVLEIVDTEAVYVRDLRQVIEGYLKPWRNEEERGISSRQLEDLFSNIEQIFAFNKSFLGELEACGVDPVAVARCFVRNNSGFTIYTEYCTNYPRTVGLLTELMRGTASIAFRDRQTRLGHSLPLGSYLLKPVQRILKYHLLLGNILKHLEEEQGGGGGREEVHKALAAMTGIARHINDMKRRHEHAVRVQEIQSLLYGWQFDDLTTYGELAAEGTFRICGAKGQRHVFLFERMILIAKKKEECVLVYKTHIMCSNLMLIESVRGEPLSFHIIPFDNPRCQYTLQARSLDQKREWTLQLKRVILENYSAAIPAHARQLVMQLGQNAAGGESGRGGGRRGAHHAPEYLERRKADRERRRSADTVLSATRLKLRRSSRARKVKEEEKGFRSRSVSRTRETEEEEEEEEEEEEEYRKTSTASTPSSFEMPKLRLGNMWGRRRSEPGVMGRERRPPTTPTTPTTPHQPSTPATPPTDPISPRLPPPLPLTPEVSVDGLSTSEFEVEEAEEEEDEGGGGAGGGAGVQRGGENLEEIVGGLLQHSLRLQRLLLSKPRRRRAMHHYLTSDSEGDEAPPPPLAAPSPPPAPAARRP